The genomic interval CACGGCCGTGGGTAAAAAAACATGGGCAAAAGGGGTTATCAATGGCGTTTTACGGCAGTATTTACGTGAACAAGAAACCCTAGAGTCACAAATTACCGAAAATTTAGAAGCGAACTATTCACATCCTCAATGGTTAATTAAACGAATAGAAAATGATTGGGGGAAACGGACCCCTGAAATTCTACAACAAAATAATCAACACCCGCCGATGGTTTTACGGGTTAATTTGGCAAAAACAACGGCGATTGATTATTATCAGTTATTAATTAAAAATGATATTTTGGCTGAAACTAGTGAGATAAGTCCAACAGCCCTTAAATTAAAACAAGCGGTTTCGGTTGAACAATTGCCTCATTTTAGTGACGGTTGGGTTTCTGTACAAGATATGGCGGCGCAATGGGCAGCTCCTTTACTACAGCTTAAAGCAGGACAGCGTGTCCTTGATTTATGTGCGGCCCCAGGTGGAAAAACAGCCAGCATGTTGGAATTAGAACCTAGATTACAAATGACCGCACTGGATATAGAAAAAAGTCGTTTGAAACGGGTTACAGAAAATCTACAACGTTTGGGGTTAACGGCAACACTGATAGAGGCGGATGCAAAAGATCCACAATCATGGTGGGATGGCTCACTTTTTGACCGAATTCTTTTAGACGCACCCTGTTCAGCTTTAGGTGTTATCCGTCGCCACCCCGATATTAAAATTCTGCGTCGGGCGGAAGATATAGATAATTTAGCAACCCTACAAGCTGAAATTTTAAAGGCCGCTTGGACACTCTTAGCCCCTAATGGAATCTTGCTTTATGCAACCTGTTCCATTTTAAAACAAGAAAATCAACATCAAATTGAAAACTTTTTAAAAAATAATTCGGATAGTTTTGAAATTCCTATTGAAAGCAATTGGGGATTAACCAAAACAGTTGGGCGACAAATCCTAACAGGAGAGCAAGCGATGGATGGTTTTTATTATGCGCGCTTAGGGAAAAAATAATTAATTTTGTACGTTTTAAAACCGCATTCCCAGCCAATTTAAACAACTCAAATAACTTACCCATCAGAGCTACCAATTTAAGACGGGACACGTTGAGGTTAAGCCTCGATCCGTAGTATCCCATCTTAAGCTGGTAGCCTCTATCAGGTATTATTATTTACTTTTAAATTGCGCTAAAATAAATTCTATACGTTGGTTTTTTTGATTCTTTCTAGTCGTCGTTTTATCAATAATAGGGATACTATCGCCTTTCCCTGTAGATGTTATTTTTTCACAGCTAATATTTTGTTGTTGAAAATAGTCATTAATAGCTAACGCTTGTTCGTCTGATAACGCTTGGTTGTTTTCGCTATTACCCTCACTGTAAGTATGAACAATAATTTTAATTTGTTTAAATTTATTAATCTTTATTTGTCCAACAAACGCATCTAAATAAGCTTTCCCTCTCGTTGATAAGGTACTTTTACCTGATTTAAAATAAAAAGTTAAAGGGTGTAACGTAATCCTATTTTCAATAATGCCACATCCTTGAGAATCAATAATAACGGCATCGAGGGTATTTAAACACTTATCTTGATAATCAAGAATATCATCATGATCGTTGTCTGCAGGGCAGCCTTTAGAATCAACGCCTTGGCTTATTTCAAGTGGACTATTCTCTATGCAGGTATCAATATAATCAACGACCTTATCCTCATCCTTATCAATAGGACAGCCTTGTCCTTTACCTGTTTTATTAACCCCTTTTATAATTTCTTCCTTCGTATTATTAGGACATTGATCGATGTCATCGGTAATACCATCGGAATCCTTATCTTTTGTACAGTTTTTCCCCACTACATAATCCGTTAAATCAGGGTTAAGTGGACATAAATCTTCATAATCGGCTTTACCGTCTGCATCAGAGTCAAGGGGACAGCCTAACTCATTAACCCCTTTAGAAATTTCTTTTAAACTATTTTCAGGGCAATTATCGGTATAGTCAGGAACTTTATCCTTATCGTTATCAATGGGACAGCCTCTAAATAACCCTGTTAAAAAAATACCTTTAGATATTTCTTCGACACTATTATCGGGACAGGTATCAAGGTCGTTAGGGATAGTATCAAAATCTCTGTCAATTTCATTACAGCTTTCATGAACATGAGGTAACGCATCTTCGGCCGCTTTCATTTGTCGGTACTCATATTTACCGCGATGAAACTCTTTAAAATAAAAATCTTTATCGGTTAAATCCCCTTGTTTAGTAAATTGATACTTGCCTGTTAGCCCTTGACAGGGGGGCATATGGCGTAACATATTTGCAATTCTAATGGGGACAGGTGATTGGGCACGTTTAATCGCATGGGCCAATAGCATGATATTATCATAACCTAAGGCTGAAAATTCATCAGGTTCAAATTCCTGGCCATATTCTTCCTTAAAAAGAACAATAACCTTTT from Methylococcales bacterium carries:
- the rsmB gene encoding 16S rRNA (cytosine(967)-C(5))-methyltransferase RsmB; its protein translation is MNLRKPATQILLNVLKKGHSLTASLETYLDPLDNAKDRAYVQALSYGVLRDYHQLNFLASLLLAKPLRNKDTDIKILILIGLYQLRTMRIKTHAAVSETVTAVGKKTWAKGVINGVLRQYLREQETLESQITENLEANYSHPQWLIKRIENDWGKRTPEILQQNNQHPPMVLRVNLAKTTAIDYYQLLIKNDILAETSEISPTALKLKQAVSVEQLPHFSDGWVSVQDMAAQWAAPLLQLKAGQRVLDLCAAPGGKTASMLELEPRLQMTALDIEKSRLKRVTENLQRLGLTATLIEADAKDPQSWWDGSLFDRILLDAPCSALGVIRRHPDIKILRRAEDIDNLATLQAEILKAAWTLLAPNGILLYATCSILKQENQHQIENFLKNNSDSFEIPIESNWGLTKTVGRQILTGEQAMDGFYYARLGKK
- a CDS encoding OmpA family protein, producing the protein MVPSLFNPLLEENQKVIVLFKEEYGQEFEPDEFSALGYDNIMLLAHAIKRAQSPVPIRIANMLRHMPPCQGLTGKYQFTKQGDLTDKDFYFKEFHRGKYEYRQMKAAEDALPHVHESCNEIDRDFDTIPNDLDTCPDNSVEEISKGIFLTGLFRGCPIDNDKDKVPDYTDNCPENSLKEISKGVNELGCPLDSDADGKADYEDLCPLNPDLTDYVVGKNCTKDKDSDGITDDIDQCPNNTKEEIIKGVNKTGKGQGCPIDKDEDKVVDYIDTCIENSPLEISQGVDSKGCPADNDHDDILDYQDKCLNTLDAVIIDSQGCGIIENRITLHPLTFYFKSGKSTLSTRGKAYLDAFVGQIKINKFKQIKIIVHTYSEGNSENNQALSDEQALAINDYFQQQNISCEKITSTGKGDSIPIIDKTTTRKNQKNQRIEFILAQFKSK